The Populus nigra chromosome 19, ddPopNigr1.1, whole genome shotgun sequence genome includes a window with the following:
- the LOC133680476 gene encoding serine carboxypeptidase-like 51 isoform X2 yields MGKLSFFLLSVVFLVSLLNGETVTAASRKKVATGARTRDGSEEWGYVEVRPRAHMFWWLYRSPYRVEDSSKPWPIILWLQGGPGGSGVGMGNFEEIGPLDTYLKPRNSTWLQVADLLFVDNPVGTGYSFVEEGDADLFVKTDDEAASDLTTLLEKVFNRNESLQKSPLYIVAESYGGKFAVTLGLSALKAIEAGKLKLILGGVALGDTWISPEDFVLSWGPLLKDLSRLDNNGLQKANSLAEKIRQQIREGQYADATNSWSELEGVISANSNSVDFYNFLLDSGSDPLSLTTAAAELSQKNAMKSYSRYISSLRSALPGGGVGDLDSIMNGVIKTKLKIIPANFSWGEQSSNVFNQMVGDFMRPRINEVDELLAKGVNVTIYNGQLDLICSTKGTEAWVEKLKWEGLDSFLSMNRTPLLCGAEGQLTKGFTRSYKNLNFFWILGAGHFVPVDQPCIALKMVGQITQSPAADAAASAKKDQKSKHEMRKVW; encoded by the exons ATGGGAAAgctgagtttttttcttctgtctGTTGTGTTCTTGGTTTCTTTGCTTAATGGAGAAACAGTCACTGCCGCTTCAAGAAAAAAGGTAGCCACTGGTGCAAGAACCCGTGATGGATCAGAAGAATGGGGATATGTAGAAGTTAGACCAA GAGCACACATGTTTTGGTGGCTTTATAGGAGTCCTTACAGAGTTGAAGATTCATCCAAACCATGGCCAATCATTCTTTGGTTGCAGGGTGGACCT GGAGGATCAGGTGTTGGGATGggaaattttgaagaaattggGCCGCTGGATACCTATCTGAAGCCCCGGAATTCGACATGGTTACAAGTGGCTGATCTGCTCTTTGTG GATAATCCAGTTGGCACAGGATACAGTTTTGTGGAAGAGGGTGATGCAGACTTGTTTGTCAAGACTGATGACGAGGCAGCAAGTGATCTAACTACTCTGTTGGAGAAAGTATTCAACAGGAATGAGAGCCTTCAGAAGAGCCCTTTGTATATTGTAGCAGAGTCTTATGGAGGCAAATTTGCTGTCACCCTTGGTTTATCAGCTCTAAAAGCAATTGAAGCAGGAAAACTGAAACTTATACTTGGAG GAGTAGCGTTGGGTGACACTTGGATCTCACCAGAAGATTTTGTG CTTTCATGGGGTCCTCTTCTAAAAGATCTGTCGAGGCTCGACAACAACGGACTTCAGAAGGCAAACAG CCTGGCTGAGAAGATTAGGCAGCAAATCCGCGAAGGTCAGTATGCTGACGCAACTAATTCTTGGTCTGAGCTTGAGGGAGTGATTAGTGCTAACAGCAATTCTGTG gatttctataattttttattggattcgGGATCGGACCCTTTATCTCTAACTACAGCTGCGGCTGAATTATCGCAAAAAAATGCAATGAAGAGCTACTCGAGATATATCAGCTCTCTGAGGTCAGCACTTCCAGGAGGTGGTGTCGGTGATCTTGATAGCATAATGAATGGGGTCATTAAAACAAAGCTTAAGATAATCCCAGCTAATTTCTC ATGGGGAGAGCAGTCTTCTAACGTTTTCAACCAGATGGTAGGCGATTTTATGAGACCGAGAATTAATGAG GTTGATGAGCTCCTAGCTAAGGGAGTGAATGTGACTATATACAATGGGCAG CTTGATCTCATTTGTTCAACCAAGGGAACCGAAGCATGGGTTGAAAAACTCAA GTGGGAAGGGCTCGATAGTTTTTTGAGCATGAACAGAACTCCTCTTCTTTGCGGTGCAGAGGGACAGCTCACAAAAGGATTTACCAGGTCGTACAAAAACCTGAACTTCTTCTGGATTCTTGGGGCAGGCCACTTT
- the LOC133680476 gene encoding serine carboxypeptidase-like 51 isoform X10, producing the protein MGKLSFFLLSVVFLVSLLNGETVTAASRKKVATGARTRDGSEEWGYVEVRPRAHMFWWLYRSPYRVEDSSKPWPIILWLQGGPGGSGVGMGNFEEIGPLDTYLKPRNSTWLQVADLLFVDNPVGTGYSFVEEGDADLFVKTDDEAASDLTTLLEKVFNRNESLQKSPLYIVAESYGGKFAVTLGLSALKAIEAGKLKLILGGVALGDTWISPEDFVLSWGPLLKDLSRLDNNGLQKANSLAEKIRQQIREGQYADATNSWSELEGVISANSNSVDFYNFLLDSGSDPLSLTTAAAELSQKNAMKSYSRYISSLRSALPGGGVGDLDSIMNGVIKTKLKIIPANFSWGEQSSNVFNQMVGDFMRPRINEVDELLAKGVNVTIYNGQLDLICSTKGTEAWVEKLKWEGLDSFLSMNRTPLLCGAEGQLTKGFTRSYKNLNFFWILGAGHFGQNLLLQ; encoded by the exons ATGGGAAAgctgagtttttttcttctgtctGTTGTGTTCTTGGTTTCTTTGCTTAATGGAGAAACAGTCACTGCCGCTTCAAGAAAAAAGGTAGCCACTGGTGCAAGAACCCGTGATGGATCAGAAGAATGGGGATATGTAGAAGTTAGACCAA GAGCACACATGTTTTGGTGGCTTTATAGGAGTCCTTACAGAGTTGAAGATTCATCCAAACCATGGCCAATCATTCTTTGGTTGCAGGGTGGACCT GGAGGATCAGGTGTTGGGATGggaaattttgaagaaattggGCCGCTGGATACCTATCTGAAGCCCCGGAATTCGACATGGTTACAAGTGGCTGATCTGCTCTTTGTG GATAATCCAGTTGGCACAGGATACAGTTTTGTGGAAGAGGGTGATGCAGACTTGTTTGTCAAGACTGATGACGAGGCAGCAAGTGATCTAACTACTCTGTTGGAGAAAGTATTCAACAGGAATGAGAGCCTTCAGAAGAGCCCTTTGTATATTGTAGCAGAGTCTTATGGAGGCAAATTTGCTGTCACCCTTGGTTTATCAGCTCTAAAAGCAATTGAAGCAGGAAAACTGAAACTTATACTTGGAG GAGTAGCGTTGGGTGACACTTGGATCTCACCAGAAGATTTTGTG CTTTCATGGGGTCCTCTTCTAAAAGATCTGTCGAGGCTCGACAACAACGGACTTCAGAAGGCAAACAG CCTGGCTGAGAAGATTAGGCAGCAAATCCGCGAAGGTCAGTATGCTGACGCAACTAATTCTTGGTCTGAGCTTGAGGGAGTGATTAGTGCTAACAGCAATTCTGTG gatttctataattttttattggattcgGGATCGGACCCTTTATCTCTAACTACAGCTGCGGCTGAATTATCGCAAAAAAATGCAATGAAGAGCTACTCGAGATATATCAGCTCTCTGAGGTCAGCACTTCCAGGAGGTGGTGTCGGTGATCTTGATAGCATAATGAATGGGGTCATTAAAACAAAGCTTAAGATAATCCCAGCTAATTTCTC ATGGGGAGAGCAGTCTTCTAACGTTTTCAACCAGATGGTAGGCGATTTTATGAGACCGAGAATTAATGAG GTTGATGAGCTCCTAGCTAAGGGAGTGAATGTGACTATATACAATGGGCAG CTTGATCTCATTTGTTCAACCAAGGGAACCGAAGCATGGGTTGAAAAACTCAA GTGGGAAGGGCTCGATAGTTTTTTGAGCATGAACAGAACTCCTCTTCTTTGCGGTGCAGAGGGACAGCTCACAAAAGGATTTACCAGGTCGTACAAAAACCTGAACTTCTTCTGGATTCTTGGGGCAGGCCACTTT
- the LOC133680476 gene encoding serine carboxypeptidase-like 51 isoform X6, producing MGKLSFFLLSVVFLVSLLNGETVTAASRKKVATGARTRDGSEEWGYVEVRPRAHMFWWLYRSPYRVEDSSKPWPIILWLQGGPGGSGVGMGNFEEIGPLDTYLKPRNSTWLQVADLLFVDNPVGTGYSFVEEGDADLFVKTDDEAASDLTTLLEKVFNRNESLQKSPLYIVAESYGGKFAVTLGLSALKAIEAGKLKLILGGVALGDTWISPEDFVLSWGPLLKDLSRLDNNGLQKANSLAEKIRQQIREGQYADATNSWSELEGVISANSNSVDFYNFLLDSGSDPLSLTTAAAELSQKNAMKSYSRYISSLRSALPGGGVGDLDSIMNGVIKTKLKIIPANFSWGEQSSNVFNQMVGDFMRPRINEVDELLAKGVNVTIYNGQLDLICSTKGTEAWVEKLKWEGLDSFLSMNRTPLLCGAEGQLTKGFTRSYKNLNFFWILGAGHFVCINGESTNHDVSSIR from the exons ATGGGAAAgctgagtttttttcttctgtctGTTGTGTTCTTGGTTTCTTTGCTTAATGGAGAAACAGTCACTGCCGCTTCAAGAAAAAAGGTAGCCACTGGTGCAAGAACCCGTGATGGATCAGAAGAATGGGGATATGTAGAAGTTAGACCAA GAGCACACATGTTTTGGTGGCTTTATAGGAGTCCTTACAGAGTTGAAGATTCATCCAAACCATGGCCAATCATTCTTTGGTTGCAGGGTGGACCT GGAGGATCAGGTGTTGGGATGggaaattttgaagaaattggGCCGCTGGATACCTATCTGAAGCCCCGGAATTCGACATGGTTACAAGTGGCTGATCTGCTCTTTGTG GATAATCCAGTTGGCACAGGATACAGTTTTGTGGAAGAGGGTGATGCAGACTTGTTTGTCAAGACTGATGACGAGGCAGCAAGTGATCTAACTACTCTGTTGGAGAAAGTATTCAACAGGAATGAGAGCCTTCAGAAGAGCCCTTTGTATATTGTAGCAGAGTCTTATGGAGGCAAATTTGCTGTCACCCTTGGTTTATCAGCTCTAAAAGCAATTGAAGCAGGAAAACTGAAACTTATACTTGGAG GAGTAGCGTTGGGTGACACTTGGATCTCACCAGAAGATTTTGTG CTTTCATGGGGTCCTCTTCTAAAAGATCTGTCGAGGCTCGACAACAACGGACTTCAGAAGGCAAACAG CCTGGCTGAGAAGATTAGGCAGCAAATCCGCGAAGGTCAGTATGCTGACGCAACTAATTCTTGGTCTGAGCTTGAGGGAGTGATTAGTGCTAACAGCAATTCTGTG gatttctataattttttattggattcgGGATCGGACCCTTTATCTCTAACTACAGCTGCGGCTGAATTATCGCAAAAAAATGCAATGAAGAGCTACTCGAGATATATCAGCTCTCTGAGGTCAGCACTTCCAGGAGGTGGTGTCGGTGATCTTGATAGCATAATGAATGGGGTCATTAAAACAAAGCTTAAGATAATCCCAGCTAATTTCTC ATGGGGAGAGCAGTCTTCTAACGTTTTCAACCAGATGGTAGGCGATTTTATGAGACCGAGAATTAATGAG GTTGATGAGCTCCTAGCTAAGGGAGTGAATGTGACTATATACAATGGGCAG CTTGATCTCATTTGTTCAACCAAGGGAACCGAAGCATGGGTTGAAAAACTCAA GTGGGAAGGGCTCGATAGTTTTTTGAGCATGAACAGAACTCCTCTTCTTTGCGGTGCAGAGGGACAGCTCACAAAAGGATTTACCAGGTCGTACAAAAACCTGAACTTCTTCTGGATTCTTGGGGCAGGCCACTTT